The genome window AACGGTTCACTATCACCTGCCGCAGTTAGCAACAATGGTACTTTACGTTTAATCGGGACCAATCCAAGCGCAAACCCAAAACCCGATTCTGAAAATACGAGAAGAAATATCTCTTTTACAGGTGTTTATGGTGACTCTTATATGCAATGCTATGGTTATACTGACTTTGAAAATGCTTCTATTACTCGTTTTGGTAAATTCAGAGCAGAAAATAAATATGGTATCTGCTTTTTCAATATAGACGGTGCGATAGATCAAAAAATTTTCCTTTATAACTGCGATATCTCTTCATCAATTGATACTGGTATTTATCTTTCCGGGTGTACAAGGCTCAATAGGCAATGGTATGACCAGGGTATATTATCCTGCATAATAAGAGGAAACGGATATAACGGTATTTGGCTTGATTCAACACAAAAAAGCGAAATTAGAAATTGCAAGATTTATAATAACATTGGAGCAAATATCGGTTACGGAATTCATCTGACAAACATATCAAATGAAAACACAATCAAGAACAATGATGTTTATGCAAATAAAATTATAGGAATTTACCTTAATGGTTCTGATAAAAACCTTATTTCTAACAATCTTGTCCACGACCAACTGCCGGGTTACGGACAAGAGGGTATTTATCTTTATAACTCCAAAAAAAATATAATTGCCGGGAATAGCTGCTATAGCAACCCTGTTCACGGAATTGCTCTAGAGAACGGTTCAAATCTTAACTACGTTGTAGGGAACAATTTCTCAAAAAATCTTGACGGAGGAATGAGAGTCCGTTACAATGCCAACGGCAATATATTTATATCCAATGTGAGCTCAGAAAATGCCAGGACCGGTTTTACTTCTCATTCTTCAGTAGATACCTTTTGTGCAAATGAATTATTTCAAAATAATACAATTGGGGACATCTATATAGAAGGTGAAGAAAATATCGGTTATATTTCTCAACTCTGGATGAAAAATTGTTTATTCAGGAGTACTGTTACCTTCACGAATACACCGGAAAAACAGGAGTTTACTAAAGAAAATTCATGGGTTATAAGCCAAAAACATAACGGAACAAATGGGTTAACAAGAGTTTGGGGACAATTCTCAATACCCCAATCTGCCCATTCCTGGCATACATCCGATCTCCTGAAATTTGACTATAGCGAAAAGTCATACACAGGAAAATCTCACGGCTGGAACAAAACTATAAATAATTATGATACACCTATGCTGAGATACGACGATGGAGGTGCTGACGGAGCCGGCATGCCTCCCTTAGGGTCTAATGACATTACATCAATTACGCCAAGTTCGACAACAAAAACAGAGCTTTGGATATTAACCTATGAGTCATCAATAAACCGCTGGACGGTTTGGGGTTCAAGTTCGGGGATGCAGACAAGGGGCGGCTCTGAAGGAAATGGTTTTGCTAAACCTGACTCCGATTATATCAGTGATAACGGAGAAATAAGATTCAGAATCACTCACCACTACTCTCCTGTTTCGCCGGGTGAAGAATATACTTTTGTTATTTTAGCAGACTCAAATGACCAAAACACACAAAAAAAAGTAGAACTGTGTGATTTTTCTGATCCTAACTATATTGGTGCAAGCTTTACTAATAAAACTGGTGCTACGGTTGAGTTTATTGGTTTATCTACTGCCCCAACTCTTGTCACCAGAAAACTGGCCGAAGACGTTCCTGATACAAGTTTCTATTACGGTTTGACTTTAGGCGGCATAATAAACAAAATAAAATACACCGATTTGTCATTCCTTGACGGAAAAGGTCTATTCTTAAATGCTAAACCAGAAAATAATACAGAAAATATCCGTATTGAAAATCTTCTTCCTGGCACAACTTATTCAACCTACATATCTGTTTTGAATGTAACCGACCATTACCTTGATTCAGTTTATATTGAAACAACTTCTGTAACCGGAATCTACAACGTAAGGGCTGATGGTTCCACTTTATACTTTAGGGATTACACGAGGCCTTTCCTGCAGGATAAATTGAGCATTGGTTCAGCCGTTTACTGGGATCCAACTCTTGTATGGAGCGGATTATCAGGTTTTACTGATGATGGCATTGACCCCAATAACGCTGACCAATCCAGCGCAAGAGAGTTCCAGGTAAAATATATTGACCGCGGGCTGGGAGCTAACGGGAATGCCCCTACTACAGTTCAGGTTTGGATCGATTTTAATGATAACGACACGTATGAAACTTCTGAAAGAATTGGAATGAAATTAAAAACCGGTGTTGGCAATGACAACAATTATACAAATGGCGAAATTTTTTACTGTATTATTTCCTCTATCGCTTACACCGGAGACGGTATACTTTCTTTCAGGTTTTATGCAACAAACCCTAATAGCATGACCATTTCTACATATTCTTACAGCCTCTATAGCGTAAACAACAATGTAATGAGCACTTATGAAGCTTCCGGTACAGGGATTTCGATGAGTACTTTCACTATTAAAGGAACACCGCCAAGGATTACGATTGTTACACCTTCAACCGAACAAACAGGCATTGTACCTATAGCTTTTAATTTAATTGATGATAACAACAGGCCTGATCCATTTAATAAATGTTCTGTAACGGTTGAATATCGCGACCCTTCCTCAAACACGTGGAAACCGGCTACAATAGGCGTTGGGTCTGAACCTACTACGGATCTGACTGCTGTCGTTTCACCCGGTATGCTGCATACCTTTATATGGGATTCTTCAACTGATTTAGCAAATAAAGATGTTTCAACTGCAATAAGAATAACCCCTTCAGGAGGAGATGGAACTGGTTCAGGAGCCACTACCGGTTCGTTCTTTGTAGATAACATAATCGTATCCAAGCTCATTTTTATATCTTCTGAACAAGAATTGCGCTCCGGAGCTACCTCACAAATAATTACAATTCAAGGCCAGGATTCAGCAAACAATAAAGATGTGGATGCCAATATGTCAATCAGTTTATTGAGTACATCTACAAATTATGCTTTCGTAAGTTCAACTGCTAATGTAACTATTACCAGTGCAACTATGGTTTCAGGTGAAGCAACTTTCAGGTATTGTGATGAACAAAGGGGAAACCCGACAATTGTTGTTTCTTATCCCGGACTCCAATCAGCCAGCCAGAGTTGGTGGATAACCAAAAATGTAAGCGCCCCCGGCTCTGCCTTGTCTATTACTGTCACTGATAGTGTAGTAGGCTCCTCTCTGGTTCCAGTCAATGTTACTGTAACATTGAAAGATTTGGACGGCAATCCCGTTGCCAGCAAAGATGTTACTATTTCTGTATCGGGAACCGACAATTATATAACTCAACCAACTGACAAAACAAATTCAAATGGCCAGGCTTTTGCCTCATTCTGGTCAACAAAAGCTGAAAGAAAAACAATTACAGCAACAGATATTACTGATAATATCATGATTGTTTCCAGCGCATCAATTAACTTTACTCCTACAAATGTAAACGGCAGTATTTCAACAGTAAGCATATCCAGCCAGACAGCGATACTGGGCAGTACTGTTACAGTTTATGTAACCTTGCTTGATATATATAGTAATCCTGTTCCCAACAAGCTTGTAAATGTAAGTATTCTTCCGAATATAGCAGGGGATTTGCTTACTCTCTCAACAAACTATACTGACAATGCAGGTTTTATCAGAGCTGCAACACTGATGTGTGTGAGTGCCGGGCAAAGAATAATAAGCGCGCAAGACCAGTCGGATGTTTTACCTTTGACGTCTTCTGTAACCGTAACATTTACTTCTTTAAATGCCATTGATTTATCGTCTCCTACGATTGTATCAGTTACTCCTTCAAGCGCCAGCACGCTTACTTCGGGCTTTACTCAAATCATTATCATTGCCTCAGATACCTTATCAGGTTTAAATTTATCATCTTCCACTATTGCATTGCTTCAAAATGGCACAGCAGCCGCAGGAACATTGTCCATAAGCGGCTCTAATAGCCTGGTTTATACTATAACCGGCGAGGTGCAAAATGGTAACTACTCAATAACTGCGACAATCTATGATAATGCAAATAATTATTCCACTTTCAATTCAAGTTTCACCGTAAACATTCAGAACCCCGAACAAGTGTTTAAAACTCAATCTTACACCTATCCCAACCCAAGCACTGATGGAAATGTAAGGGTTAACTACAGCCTCCTTAATAACGCGACTAAAGTCACTCTAAAAATTTATAACATTATCGGAGAACTTGTCAGACAGGAAACATTGGATACAACTGTAGGCTCAAATAAAACGTATGTATGGGACTCAAAAAACCAGGATGGGGAATTGGTAGGAACAGGTGTATATATAATTAAACTGCTTGCAGAAATGGATTCTTCAACCAAGTATACTACGACAAAAAAACAAATAGTGATAAAACGTAAATGAAAAAATTTATACTGACTATACTCTCTTTAACTATTTTTTCAATTCTTGCAGCTGATTCTTTTGTTGTCGCGGAATCACCAGGGACCAGTACGGCTGTCTTCCTTAAATTAATACCTGGTGCCAGGCCGGCAGGTATGGGAAATGCATTTACTGCCATCTCTGATGATTCAAATGCCATCTATACGAACTCAAGCGGCCTTATCCAGATTAAATCAATAAATATTTCGGCAACTCATATCTTGTTATTTGAAGATATTACCCATACATCAGTCAACCTTGCTTATCCTTCAGGCGCTAACACTTTTGGTTTGGGCATCAGTTATCTTTCAACGGGTGAAATCGAAGCCAGGGATTCGACAGGCTTGCTACTTGCAACAAATAACTCGGTAAGCAATTCGGTAATCTCAGTTGCTTATACCAGAAAAATAGTGGATAATTTTGGCGTGGGCCTGACAGCAAAAACAATATCACAGAAATACGGACTGTATTCAGGCAACGGTATGGCAACAGACGTTTCCGGAATTTATAAGTTCAGAATAAGCGAAGGCTACGTATCAGCAGGATTAGCTTTACAAAACCTGGGTTCTCCAATCACAATTGCAGATGTAGGAAATAGCCTTCCTACAATTACCAGATTAGGTATTGCTTACATACCTTCAAGCCGCTTTAAGATTGATGTCGATGCAGATAAAACATCCGACAGCGCAATGAAAATATATTCCGGAATCGAATACATTTATAACAATTCCTTTGTTTTAAGAGCCGGGCATAACCAGCTTAATAAAATATCCGGTACTGAAGGCATTTGCCTTGGTATCGGAACCAGGACTAACCTCGAAAAAGAAGCTTTGTGGGAAGAAGGGACCGTAGAAGAATCAAAAGAAGAGGGTTCTGAATTTGATTTTGACTACGCTTTAACTTCAAACTCGGAAGATTTAGGCTACACTCACCGCATATCTGTAACCTATAAATTTGGTAACAAATTCCATTAAATACTGCCTTAAATTGACACTACCAGCAAAAAATGATAAAATCACTGTCTAAACCAGGTTTTTTATGAATATATTATTCGCTATACTTCTTGGAATAACCGTCGTTTTACTGATTTCACTGGTAATTTTGATGGTTCAGTCAAAACCTCAGGAAAAAAACGACCAGCCCTTCGTTCTTTTACAGCAACAGGTTGAATCTTTAAGGAAACAAGTAAATGATAGCATGCAATCAAATTCGCAAGCTATGGGGCAACAACTCAATTCTGTTATCGAAATAGTAAACAAGCAGCTCAATAATGTAAATAAAACGCTTGGTGACAGGCTGGAAAATACTTCAAGAGTTGTCGGAGAAGTTCAGAAAGGGCTCGGTTCTCTTTCACAATCAACCGAAAGAATCCTGGAAGTGGGCAAAGATATATCCTCTTTACAGGAAATTTTGAAAGCCCCGAAGCTAAGAGGATCATTGGGGGAACTATTTCTAAACGAATTACTTTCCCAGATACTTCCCCCTGAAAATTTTGCCCAGCAATATAAATTTAAAAGCGGCGAAATCGTTGATGCAATAGTTAAAATAGGCAATAAGATTGTTTCAGTTGATTCAAAATTTCCGCTTGAGAATTTCGTCAAAATGCTCGAAGCTAAAACTGATGACGAAAAAAGGTCTTTGAGAAAGAAATTCATTACAGACGTGAAGAAACATATTGATTCAATAGCATCAAAATATATTCTTCCTGACGAAGGCACTTTTGATTTTGCTCTCATGTATATACCTGCAGAAAACGTATATTATGAGACAATAATTAAAAACGACCTTCTTGACGAACGCGCTATATCTTCTTATGCTCTCGAGAAAAGAATAGTTCCAGTTTCTCCAAACTCGCTCTACGCATATTTGCAGGTGATAGTGCTGGGTTTAAAGGGATTGCAGGTTGAAAAGAATGCTCAATCCATACTGGAAAATTTACAGCGCTTGAAAGGTGATTTTGAACGTTTTAAAACGGAATTTGAAATTCTTGGGAAACATTTAAATAGCGCAAAATCCAAATATGAAGACTCCGACAAGCGCCTTATTAAATTCGAGGAGAGATTGGCCTCTTCAAGCGACAATGTAGCCGTGCCCGCAGGGACACCAGTACAAAAAAATCTACTGGATATCTGATCCAGATCTATGATCTCAGAGGGGCTCCATCGACTAATGGTTTAGGTCGTAGCCCTCTCAAGGCTGAAATACGGGTTCGAATCCCGTTGGAGCCATATAATTTAGACCTAACTAAGCCGGCGTGGTGGAATGGCAGACACGCGGGTCTCAAAAACCCGTGTCCGTTATGCGGGCATGTCGGTTCAACTCCGACCGCCGGCATTTTCAAAGTGATTTCTCAATTATGTTAAGTTTTCCAGGTTTTATTTATCATTTAACGCCAGCTGTTGGAATTGAAACTATTGAGTTCAAGCATATAAGAGATAAAAAAGAACTCAAGGCAGTGATTTGGAAACCAAAAGGCAAGGGCCCTTTTCCTTTAATCGCTTTCGACGTAGGCTTGCAGTTTAGAATTTGGGAAATACCTGCTTCTGCCGAAATTATGGCCAGGGCTGGCTACGTAGTATTAGGAACGGAATACAGTCGTGTTGAAATAGCCAAAGGTGAAGTTCAGGCTATTATTAATGCAATAGAATATGCCCATAAAAATTTTCCATTTATCAGCCCTAAAACAGTACTTGTTGGAGTAAGCATGGGCGGGGCAACAATGCTCAATATCGCTTCGAAAGCAGGCGAAAGACTGAATGTAGAAGCAGTTATCGCAATGGGGCCTTTCGCTGATTTGGCCCGGGCATATTATTATACACAGGGGTATATCGAGGCCCATCCCCGAACCGATGAACGGGCCCGCCTTCTTAAACTTTATCAAAAATATGCTTTCACAACTCCTGCGAAAGAGCCAAAGGAGTTTGAGATACGTTCGCCGATGAACTTCGTAAAAAACATAAAATGCCCTGTATATCTGATTCACGGTAAAGATGATGAGATCGTGTCGATGGACCATTCAATTGAACTTTATCATAAAATGAAAGAATTGAAAAAGGACGTGCATCTCAAAATATTTCCAGGCGAAGGAATCCACACGCCTTTAAAATTAAAGTGTATGTTGACACGTTTTAATTTCTGGGGATTTTTCAGAACCTGGAATTATGTTCACAAGATACTTACTAAACTAAGTTCTAAATGACTGAGAAATTCCAAATAGGATAAAATATGAAAAAAATTAAAGATTTGTTATCTATTACCGACTTAAACAAACAGGAATTCACCAAGATTTTTGCGCTTTCCGTGGCCTTGAAAGACAAGGTAAAAAGAGGTATAAAATACCAGCCGCTTATCGGCAAAACACTTGCCATGATATTCCAAAAACCTTCCACCAGGACCAGGGCCTCATTTGAAGTAGGCATGACTCAGCTTGGAGGCCATGCAATATTCTTAAACAGCCAGGAAACCCAGGTAAAAAGGGGGGAAACTTTTGCTGATACGGCAAGGACTTTATCCAGGTATGTGGACGGTATGATGGTACGCGCAAATACCCACCAGGATATCATCGAACTTGCCAAATATTCCACAGTCCCGATAATAAACGGGCTAAGCGACATGGAACATCCTTGCCAGGTATTGGCCGATATTTTCACCATTCTTGAATACAAAGTTAAAAGTATGGACGCAGAAAAATGGAAAAAGTACGGCCTTAATAATATCAAAATCACTTACGTAGGAGACGGGAACAATGTAGCAAATTCGCTTATGCTGGCAACCTCAATTATGGGCATGAATCTTGTTGTCTGTACTCCTGCAGGTTACGAACCGCATCCGGGCATAATTGACAAAAGCAGGCAAATCTGCAGAAAATCAGGCGGTAAATTTCAACTTATAAGAAACCCTAAAGAAGCTGTAGAAAACAGCGACGTTCTTTATACGGATGTATGGACAAGCATGGGAAAAGAGAAAGAAAAGACTAAGCGTATCAAGATATTTGAAGATTACCAATTGAACGCAAGGCTTATATCAAATGCAAAACCAGGCGTCTTAGTAATGCATTGCCTGCCTGCTCACAGAGGAGAAGAAATAACCGGTGAAGTTATGGACGGCCCAAATTCAATAGTATTTGACCAGGCAGAAAACCGTTTGCATGTCCAAAAAGCCATACTTTTATATTTAATGAGGTAAAACAAAATGGCAGTATTACCGATAGTAAAATATCCGGATCCGATTCTCAAGAAAAAAACAAAAATAATTAAAAGCATAAATGCCAAGACAAAAAAACTCATTAAAGATATGAGCGATACACTCAAAAACGCTAAAGGGTTGGGCCTTGCGGCTAATCAGGTTGGCGTACCTATCAAAATCCTTATTATTTCGATTCCGGATGAAAATAAAAATCAAGTTGAATTGGTCCTGATAAACCCGGAAATAACCCAAAAAAAAGACAGCTGCAGCCAGGAAGAAGGATGTTTATCATTCCCAGGGCTTTACTTGACAATAAAACGCGCTAAAAGCGTTGAAATCAAAGCAGTCGATGACAAAGGACAAATAATTGAGTTTATTGGGGACGGTTTATTGGCAAGAGTTCTTCAGCATGAAATTGACCACCTTGAAGGCAAGCAATTCATAGACAGGCTTTCAATTTTGTCGAAACTAAAAGTTAAAAGTGAAATTAAACGCAGAATAAAGGCAGGTACCTGGTAGCTCCGTTAAGCTTTTACATAGCATCAACTAATCTATCCGCTTCTTCGGTAATTCTATTTAATTCATTTTCCAGCTCTAAGGCTTTTTCTTCCAAACTGTCGTTTTCATTTATTGTAATCGTATTACCATGGACAACTACGCATTTGCTAAACGGTACTGGAAACAGGTACTTATCCCAATTATTAAATATTTTCCTGTTTTTTGCAGAACTGGTTATGGGGATAATCGGGCGATTAATTTTCCTTGCTATGAATAAAACTCCGTCTTTAACCTTGAAAACCGGCCCTTTAGGGCCGTCTACCGCAAAAGCTATATTGTTGCCTTCTTTAGCCAATTTTATCATATCAAGAGTGCCTTCAATGGCGCCTCTTTTATTGTGCGACCCTCTGACAGGTTTATAACCCAATTTTTTAATTATATTTGTTTGTAATTCGCCGTCTCTGGAAAAACTTGTCATAATGCAGATGTCTCTGAAACGATGGCTAAAGATGAGTAAAAACTGCCTTCCATGCCAGAAAGCGTAAATTACACCCTTGCTCTTCTCTTTTTCCTTTTTTACAATGTCTTCATTTACAAATTTTATTTTGCAGGTATGGCCTATTAATTTCATCAAAAGGTAAGCGGTGAAAGAAAGGGTTTTGTCGCTAAGTTTGTTGAGGAAAAAATTCATTTCTTAACTTTATTGATCCATCTGATTATTGCTGCGCAGCTATAAACCGGGTGAATTTGATTATTTTCGTCAATAGATACACCTATCCTCTGTGTATCCATTTTCTTGGTAACGCTTTTTTCAATATCGCCGGAGAGTTTTTCCAAGGGGAGCAATGTGCATTCTTCTTCTGCCGATTCTTCATTAATAATCCTGTAAATGAAATTGAGGCTGCTGTTGCATGCTTCAAGCCCCAGACTATGGATGATTTCGGAATGCAAGGGTTTGCCGCTTTGCCTGGCAAGTTCTATTTCTTTTTCAATTGTATTTCCGATTGTTACAACGATGACACTTACTGATATCGGTACAGGCTTTTGTTCAAAATCCTGGGGAGCTAATTCAAATTTACTCAGCGCTTCTGAAAGAGGGAACGTTTCGGTAACGCCCGCCGGAGATAAATAATTATTGGATTTTTCTATTTCTTTTAAGACTGCCTCATCAAGCTGGGGTGTAATTTCTTTTATCTCTGTTGTAAGTTTCAGGTTCCTGAATATTTCTTTTTTTCTTAGAGAAACCTTGAATTTCTTTATTTTCATTTTTTTCGTTTTGAATTCTTGTACATAGTCCATTCGTAAACCAGGGGACTAGCTACAAAAACGGTGGAATAGGTGCCTATAATACAACCAAACAAAAGGGCTAACGAAAAATCATGAATAACATCTCCTCCAAAAAAGAATAGAGTCAGTAGTACCATTTCAACTGTTAAAGAAGTGATAATGGTCCTGGAAAGAGTCTGGTTTACGCTCACATTTAAAATATTCCCTAACGATTCTTTTCTCAGCAATGAGATGTTTTCTCTAATTCTATCATAAATTACAATCGTATCATTTATTGAATATCCTGCAAGCGTGAGCAAAGCAGCAACAACGGTCAGTGTTATCTCTCTGTCAAATACAGAAAACATCCCAATAGTAATAACAACATCGTGTATCAATGCTAATACACCAGCAATACCCCATATCGGCGATTTGAATCTGAATGCAACATAGACAATTATTCCAACAAAGGAAAGTAAAATCGCCCAAATGGCCTGTTTTGAAAGATGTTCGCTTACGCTGGGACCTACAAACTCGACGCGTTCAACTATAAAATCCTTCGTAGCATCAGATTTGCTCAATCCATCTTTTATTTGAGAAGAAATACTTTCTGCCGAAGCAGCTTGGCTATCTTTGACTCTTATATTAACCATATTTTTGTTAGGGAAACTCTGCAGCTCAAAGGAAGAAATCCCGGAATCATTTAATGCTTTTCTTACTGCTTCAATCTGGAAAGGTGCATTGAATTTTACTTCAACAAGCAAGCCTCCGCTAAAATCAATACCAAGATTAAGGCCGTGATGCAGTAAAATGGAGATGATAGTGATAAGTATTAGCGCTGTGGAAATACCAAAACAAATATACCTCTTACCGATAAAGTCAATGTTTGTGCTGTTTAATAGTCTCATAATTTTATTCTCTCCACCATTTTCTTTTTAAACATATAGTCATAAATGATTTTGGTTATAAAAATCGCCGTAAACATAGAAGTTATTATACCTAAAGTAAGAGTTACTGCAAATCCCTTAATAGGCCCGGTTCCAAATTGGAACATAAAAGCTGCAGCTATAAGTGTAGTCAAATTAGAATCTACAATAGCTGAAAGCGCCCTTTCATAGCCTAAATCAACGGCAACACGGCTCGTTTTACCCAAATCAAGCTCGTCACGCATCCTCTCCAAAATCAATACATTGGCATCAACTGCCATACCTAGGGAAAGTATTATACCTGCAATTCCAGGAAGTGTTAAAGTGGCATGAAAGACAGCCATGGCACCAAACAGTATAAAGAAATTCAAAAGTAATGCGATATTCGTGATAGTACCTGCAAGGGGCTTATAGTAAACAATCATAAAAATCATTACCAACAAAAGCCCTATAACACTAGCAAGTGTTCCTGCACGAATTGAATCTTCACCCAATGAAGGGCCGACTGTTCTTTCCTCAATTATTCTTACCGGGGCAGGCAGGGCACCTGCACGAAGAACTGTAGCATAAAACTTCGCTTCTTCGATTGTAAAATTGCCTTCAATAACTGCTTTACCGTCAGGAATCCTTGTCCTAATAACTGGAGCAGATTGAACTACCCCATCTAACACGATAGCAAGATTTTTGTTAACATTAGCTTCAGTAACCCGTGAAAATATTTTTGCTCCGTCATTGTTGAATTCTATGCCGACTCTCGGAAGGCCGAATTCTCCGCCAAGTTCTACTTTTGCATTTACCAGGTAAGCGCCTGTAATTTCCGGGGATGATTTTACTAAGTAAAAACTGCCGTCATTTCTCCCTGACAGCATCATATAACCAGTTGGCATCATTTTCAGTATTTCTTTTCTCGTAGATGCTTCTTCAAAACTGAGATTGAGTTCTTTCATTTTTGCCGATATATTGGGTAACTTGTCGGAAGTATCAACAATCCTGAATTCAAGCAATGCTGTTTTACCTATGATTTCTTTGGCCCTTTCAGGGTCTTTTACTCCGGGTAATTGCACTGCAATCCATTTCTCGCCTTGTTTAGTGATAAGGGGTTCTGATACCCCGAATTGGTCAACCCTGTTTCTGACAATTTCAATAGCCCTCTCAAGTGCATCGGCAACACTGGTGTTTTTTTCAAGTTTTGAATCATCAATTTCGAGCAGAAGATATGTTCCGCCTTTCAAATCCAGACCCAAATTTATTACTTTTGATACGATTTTATCCCTGGACTTTTCTTTATTTTCTCGTTCCTGCTGCCCCATACTGTACCATTGAATTGATGGGAAAAGGAAATATGTAGCTGCAGCCAGAACTCCTATAACCAGATAAATCCTCAACTGTAAATTTTTCATATTATCTCACTCACGCTTTTTTTTCAGCTTCAATACCGGCCGGGTTTATAACCGTAGCAATAGCTGATTTTAGGATTTGAATTTTTGTATTGTCATCAATCTTTAACTCAACAGCTTCAGGTTTTACGTTAATAACTGTTCCATAAATTCCGCCTGAAGTAATAACTTTATCGTCTTTTTTTAATGCGTTGAGCAATTTCTTATGCTCTTTCTCTCTTTTTTGCTGAGGCCTGATTAACAGGAAATAAAAAATGAAAAAGATAACTATAAGCGGCAAAAATCCGCCTAATGCTCCCATTGGGCCTGCTGCCGGTACTGCTGCGCCTGGTGCTGCTTGTGCGTAAAGAAGTTCAATCATTGTGGTTTCCTCTCTTTTTTCCTTTCGATTATTTTTACAATTGCACACGCAATGTTCAATCTGACGAGTTCATTTTTTTCACTGACAAATGCGTCATCTGCGTCATCCATTCAAAGTGTTTTTTTTAGCATCAGCTGTTGTTTTTAGTGCCCAAATAATTTTCAATAAACTTTGCCTTTTCCTGATTGAAATTACCCTCAA of Elusimicrobiota bacterium contains these proteins:
- a CDS encoding right-handed parallel beta-helix repeat-containing protein, whose product is MKKIIFFLLAILAVNLLLPAISFSSAIQTSTETTTGVWNSTYTWSGGLIPGPDDEVTVSEGFLLLIDTAAECKAISLTLDQYATVEFHPFGVNASTLNVRGDITFGDGAAMTMNGSNANDRMLLDANDLVLNGDGSSLTSLLNTTQTQNLTINARDIKLGADKSALFRITASTKSIINLACRDISLANCVNYGNFFDIEINAPDTTLNLAAGQITVGTLNDLYIMVNSQANKCLANISFAKLTTNSEGVFDARCSVLSSTMSLSLNGSLSPAAVSNNGTLRLIGTNPSANPKPDSENTRRNISFTGVYGDSYMQCYGYTDFENASITRFGKFRAENKYGICFFNIDGAIDQKIFLYNCDISSSIDTGIYLSGCTRLNRQWYDQGILSCIIRGNGYNGIWLDSTQKSEIRNCKIYNNIGANIGYGIHLTNISNENTIKNNDVYANKIIGIYLNGSDKNLISNNLVHDQLPGYGQEGIYLYNSKKNIIAGNSCYSNPVHGIALENGSNLNYVVGNNFSKNLDGGMRVRYNANGNIFISNVSSENARTGFTSHSSVDTFCANELFQNNTIGDIYIEGEENIGYISQLWMKNCLFRSTVTFTNTPEKQEFTKENSWVISQKHNGTNGLTRVWGQFSIPQSAHSWHTSDLLKFDYSEKSYTGKSHGWNKTINNYDTPMLRYDDGGADGAGMPPLGSNDITSITPSSTTKTELWILTYESSINRWTVWGSSSGMQTRGGSEGNGFAKPDSDYISDNGEIRFRITHHYSPVSPGEEYTFVILADSNDQNTQKKVELCDFSDPNYIGASFTNKTGATVEFIGLSTAPTLVTRKLAEDVPDTSFYYGLTLGGIINKIKYTDLSFLDGKGLFLNAKPENNTENIRIENLLPGTTYSTYISVLNVTDHYLDSVYIETTSVTGIYNVRADGSTLYFRDYTRPFLQDKLSIGSAVYWDPTLVWSGLSGFTDDGIDPNNADQSSAREFQVKYIDRGLGANGNAPTTVQVWIDFNDNDTYETSERIGMKLKTGVGNDNNYTNGEIFYCIISSIAYTGDGILSFRFYATNPNSMTISTYSYSLYSVNNNVMSTYEASGTGISMSTFTIKGTPPRITIVTPSTEQTGIVPIAFNLIDDNNRPDPFNKCSVTVEYRDPSSNTWKPATIGVGSEPTTDLTAVVSPGMLHTFIWDSSTDLANKDVSTAIRITPSGGDGTGSGATTGSFFVDNIIVSKLIFISSEQELRSGATSQIITIQGQDSANNKDVDANMSISLLSTSTNYAFVSSTANVTITSATMVSGEATFRYCDEQRGNPTIVVSYPGLQSASQSWWITKNVSAPGSALSITVTDSVVGSSLVPVNVTVTLKDLDGNPVASKDVTISVSGTDNYITQPTDKTNSNGQAFASFWSTKAERKTITATDITDNIMIVSSASINFTPTNVNGSISTVSISSQTAILGSTVTVYVTLLDIYSNPVPNKLVNVSILPNIAGDLLTLSTNYTDNAGFIRAATLMCVSAGQRIISAQDQSDVLPLTSSVTVTFTSLNAIDLSSPTIVSVTPSSASTLTSGFTQIIIIASDTLSGLNLSSSTIALLQNGTAAAGTLSISGSNSLVYTITGEVQNGNYSITATIYDNANNYSTFNSSFTVNIQNPEQVFKTQSYTYPNPSTDGNVRVNYSLLNNATKVTLKIYNIIGELVRQETLDTTVGSNKTYVWDSKNQDGELVGTGVYIIKLLAEMDSSTKYTTTKKQIVIKRK
- a CDS encoding PorV/PorQ family protein; its protein translation is MKKFILTILSLTIFSILAADSFVVAESPGTSTAVFLKLIPGARPAGMGNAFTAISDDSNAIYTNSSGLIQIKSINISATHILLFEDITHTSVNLAYPSGANTFGLGISYLSTGEIEARDSTGLLLATNNSVSNSVISVAYTRKIVDNFGVGLTAKTISQKYGLYSGNGMATDVSGIYKFRISEGYVSAGLALQNLGSPITIADVGNSLPTITRLGIAYIPSSRFKIDVDADKTSDSAMKIYSGIEYIYNNSFVLRAGHNQLNKISGTEGICLGIGTRTNLEKEALWEEGTVEESKEEGSEFDFDYALTSNSEDLGYTHRISVTYKFGNKFH
- a CDS encoding DNA recombination protein RmuC encodes the protein MNILFAILLGITVVLLISLVILMVQSKPQEKNDQPFVLLQQQVESLRKQVNDSMQSNSQAMGQQLNSVIEIVNKQLNNVNKTLGDRLENTSRVVGEVQKGLGSLSQSTERILEVGKDISSLQEILKAPKLRGSLGELFLNELLSQILPPENFAQQYKFKSGEIVDAIVKIGNKIVSVDSKFPLENFVKMLEAKTDDEKRSLRKKFITDVKKHIDSIASKYILPDEGTFDFALMYIPAENVYYETIIKNDLLDERAISSYALEKRIVPVSPNSLYAYLQVIVLGLKGLQVEKNAQSILENLQRLKGDFERFKTEFEILGKHLNSAKSKYEDSDKRLIKFEERLASSSDNVAVPAGTPVQKNLLDI